The Dromaius novaehollandiae isolate bDroNov1 chromosome 5, bDroNov1.hap1, whole genome shotgun sequence genome window below encodes:
- the LOC135328576 gene encoding olfactory receptor 5AP2-like translates to MGQNHTYNKFILLGITDRPFAQIPLFGLFFLIYTVTLAGNIGIMVLVWTDPRLHTPMYFFLTHLSFTDACYSTVVTPKMLVDLLLENKTISFAGCVTQFYGFAFFATAECYLLAVMAYDRYVAICNPLLYVMIISQQVRTQLVAASYLIGFLSAVIYTGCTFGGSFCGPNLIDHFFCDSSPVLKLACSDTHRNEMVILVLFVTNVVGTNVIVLLSYSCILSTVLRMRSAQNRSRAFSTCASHLMAVSLYYGTGFFMYLQPSSSHTSLDKVVSVFYTLVTPMLNPPLYSLRNREVKDALAKCRRKILNCSQHKSIISANKNSLALLREQAQEMQLLTEQVAHLSVEMYNAKKVILHLMGEGLDEQDPGKALSGVEVQQTMQAMSQTSWEDHMQVSDWALKSSGGTIDRQRTSKSYEWEGNWLCRVLWFLPAANPPDTILQPDVSPGHCWPFQGSQGQVVIRLPARIQPTAVTVQHIFKAVSPSGTISSAPRDFTVSGVGAEGEEETLLGTFMYDVEEQAIQTFPLKKELPRAFQYIKLLIQSNWGNPEYTCIYRVQVHGKMANHN, encoded by the exons CAGATAGGCCATTTGCACAGATCCCTCTCTTTGGGTTGTTTTTCCTGATTTATACTGTCACTTTGGCGGGGAACATTGGGATTATGGTCCTGGTGTGGACTGATCCCAGACTCCATACCCCTATGTACTTCTTCCTCACCCATTTGTCATTTACTGATGCCTGCTATTCCACAGTGGTCACCCCCAAGATGCTAGTAGATCTGCTACTAGAGAATAAAACCATTTCTTTCGCTGGATGTGTGACACAGTTCTATGGCTTTGCTTTCTTTGCCACTGCTGAATGTTACCTCCTTGCTGTGATGGCCTATGACCGATATGTTGCTATCTGCAACCCATTGCTTTATGTGATGATCATCTCCCAGCAAGTCCGCACGCAGCTGGTAGCAGCTTCTTACCTCATTGGGTTTCTCAGTGCTGTGATATACACAGGCTGCACATTTGGGGGCTCTTTCTGTGGACCTAACCTGATCgaccacttcttctgtgactcCAGCCCCGTGCTAAAGCTTGCTTGCTCTGACACCCACCGCAATGAAATGGTGATCCTTGTACTTTTTGTTACAAATGTGGTAGGCACAAATGTGATTGTTTTGCTCTCCTACAGCTGTATCCTCTCCACTGTCCTGAGGATGCGCTCTGCACAGAACAGGTCCAGAGCCTTCAGCACATGTGCCTCCCATTTGATGGCTGTTTCCTTATACTATGGGACAGGCTTCTTTATGTACCTACAACCCAGCTCCAGCCACACCAGTCTAGACAAGGTGGTATCTGTGTTTTACACACTGGTGACCCCCATGCTCAACCCCCCATTATACAGCCTGAGGAACAgagaggtgaaggatgctcttgCGAAGtgcaggagaaagattttaaaCTGCAGTCAACATAAAAGTATTATATCAGCTAATAA GAACTCACTTGCTCTGCTGAGGGAGCAAGCCCAAGAGATGCAGCTTCTGAcggagcaggtggctcacctcaGTGTGGAGATGTACAATGCGAAGAAGGTGATCctgcatctgatgggagaaggcTTGGACGAGCAGGACCCCGGGAAGGCACTTTCCGGGGTG GAAGTTCAGCAAACGATGCAGGCAATGTCTCAGACAAGTTGGGAGGACCACATGCAGGTGTCTGACTGGGCTCTGAAAAGCTCAG GTGGCACCATTGACAGGCAGAGGACATCCAAGAGCTATGAGTGGGAAGGTAATTGGCTCTGCAGGGTGCTTTGGTTCCTTCCTGCTGCAAACCCTCCAGATACAATTTTGCAG CCAGACGTTTCCCCAGGGCACTGCTGGCCTTTCCAAGGGTCTCAGGGCCAGGTGGTCATTAGGTTGCCTGCACGAATCCAACCGACTGCTGTCACCGTGCAGCACATCTTCAAGGCAGTCTCTCCATCTGGGACCATCAGCAGCGCCCCCAGAGACTTCACTGTGTCT GGAGTGGGTgcggaaggagaagaggaaactctCCTGGGGACCTTCATGTACGATGTGGAAGAACAAGCCATTCAGACCTTCCCTCTGAAG AAGGAGCTTCCCAGGGCCTTTCAGTATATAAAACTTCTCAtacagagcaactggggaaacccagaGTACACCTgcatttatcgagtgcaggttcacgGGAAGATGGCAAACCACAACTAA